One segment of Cynocephalus volans isolate mCynVol1 chromosome 8, mCynVol1.pri, whole genome shotgun sequence DNA contains the following:
- the ATP5PB gene encoding ATP synthase F(0) complex subunit B1, mitochondrial, producing the protein MLSRVVLSAATTVAPSLKNAAFLGPGVLQATRIFHTGQPSRAPLPPLPEYGGKVRFGLIPEEFFQFLYPKTGVTGPYMLGTGLILYCLSKEIYVISAETFTGISVIGVFIYITKKYGASIGEFADKLNEEKIAKLEATKQASIKHIQDAIDLEKSQQALVQKRHYLFDVQRNNIAMALEVTYRERLHRVYKEVKNRLDYHISVQNMMRRKEQEHMINWVEKHVVQSISAQQEKETIAKCIADLKLLSKKVQAQPVM; encoded by the exons GGTATTGCAGGCAACAAGGATCTTTCACACAGGACAGCCAAGTCGTGCCCCTCTACCACCTCTTCCTGAATATGGAGGAAAAGTTCGTTTTGGACTGATCCCTGAGGAATTCTTCCAGTTCCTTTATCCTAAAACTGGTGTAACAG GACCCTACATGCTCGGAACTGGGCTTATCTTGTATTGTCTCTCCAAAGAAATATATGTGATTTCCGCAGAGACCTTCACTGGCATATCAGTAATAGGAGTATTTATCTATATAACTAAAAAATATGGTGCCTCTATTGGAGAATTTGCTGATAAACTCAATGAG GAAAAAATTGCCAAACTAGAAGCAACGAAGCAGGCTTCTATCAAACATATCCAGGATGCAATTGATTTGGAAAAGTCACAGCAGGCACTGGTTCAGAAGCGCCATTACCTTTTTGATGTCCAGAGG AATAACATTGCTATGGCCTTGGAGGTTACTTACCGGGAACGGCTACATAGAGTATATAAGGAGGTAAAGAATCGCTTGGACTATCACATCTCTGTGCAGAATATGATGCGTCGGAAGGAACAGGAGCACATGATAAACTGGGTGGAGAAGCACGTGGTGCAGAGCATCTCTGCACAGCAG GAAAAGGAGACAATTGCCAAGTGCATTGCCGATCTAAAGCTGCTCTCAAAGAAGGTTCAAGCACAGCCAGTTATGTAA